In a genomic window of Bordetella petrii:
- a CDS encoding DNA internalization-related competence protein ComEC/Rec2: MVVGLRAQRTDICIHTRRPRPGPGLRCSFWETGIVGRLFLLGLVAGTAAAQHLPALPGADWLLPWAAALLPAGAVACHRSRRGLARSVATAWLGIGLGLAWAIWQGQLRLDDALADIHHDQVSRLAVRVADLPQGDAGRWRFVAEAGSDRPAGVPARIAVSWHAPPGVRLPELLPGQVWRMALVLRRPYGARNPQGYDAEARLFALGIRATATVRGMPVLLRDEPWSGAGIIIERIRHHVREGMRHALGPRRHAPVLIALAMGDQAGVAREDWQIFNRSGITHLVSISGMHVTLIAGLGGVLAAFVWRRARWGGIGLPERLPAQVVGAAAALLVALLYCLLAGWGVPARRTFFMLAVVALAAMARLPLSPARILALAAAAVVLFDPWATLAPGFWLSFGAVAVLLRAAASAAPALRRAGWRDRVAALLGEFGRVQMAVTLGLVPLLAHLMHQVSLGSPLANAFAIPIVSFIVTPLALLCAAFGAVPGLGMLARACGVLGHAVFDWTMVPVSWIGSAHWAAVDVAAAPWPLLALAVAGVAWALQPPGWPARGAGWLLMLPMLCWRPERPPPGHWTLTALDVGQGSAVLIETASQAWLFDTGPRYGDGADAAARVVAPYLRARGYRHLDGLVVSHADLDHAGGLASLLAALPVRQAYASFDLAAFLREQAEAGAKAARARLPLSVQQCRAGQAWQADGVTFRFLHPARAAPARRGDGNAQSCVLLVQGVVHAALLPGDIGVAQERELAPALPRVHVVMAPHHGSATSSGAALVEAAAAAHVIAQAGRLNRFRHPAPQVQARWRRAGAMFWRTDWHGAITVEARPEGVAAKAEARAARRYWHRAGP, translated from the coding sequence ATGGTTGTCGGCTTGCGGGCGCAACGCACGGACATTTGCATTCACACGCGGCGCCCGCGTCCGGGCCCGGGCCTACGCTGCTCATTTTGGGAGACGGGCATCGTCGGGCGCTTGTTCTTGTTGGGCCTGGTGGCGGGCACGGCCGCCGCACAGCACCTGCCAGCACTGCCGGGTGCGGATTGGCTGCTGCCCTGGGCAGCGGCGCTGTTGCCTGCCGGCGCGGTGGCGTGCCACCGTTCGCGGCGCGGGCTCGCACGGAGCGTGGCGACTGCCTGGCTGGGCATCGGCCTGGGGCTGGCGTGGGCCATCTGGCAGGGCCAACTGCGCCTCGATGATGCGCTGGCCGACATCCATCATGATCAGGTCAGCCGCCTGGCGGTGCGTGTTGCCGATCTGCCGCAGGGCGATGCGGGCCGGTGGCGTTTCGTGGCCGAAGCCGGCTCCGACCGGCCGGCAGGAGTGCCGGCGCGCATTGCCGTATCGTGGCATGCGCCGCCCGGCGTCCGCCTGCCCGAGCTGCTGCCCGGACAGGTGTGGCGCATGGCGCTGGTGCTGCGCCGGCCGTATGGCGCGCGCAATCCGCAAGGCTACGACGCCGAGGCGCGGCTGTTCGCACTAGGCATACGCGCGACCGCCACGGTGCGCGGCATGCCGGTGCTGCTGCGCGACGAACCCTGGTCCGGCGCCGGCATCATTATCGAGCGCATTCGCCATCACGTGCGCGAGGGCATGCGCCACGCTTTGGGTCCGCGCCGCCATGCCCCGGTGCTGATCGCACTGGCCATGGGCGACCAGGCCGGGGTGGCCCGCGAAGACTGGCAGATATTCAACCGCAGCGGCATCACGCACCTGGTGTCGATCAGCGGCATGCATGTGACGCTGATCGCCGGCCTGGGCGGCGTCCTGGCCGCGTTTGTCTGGCGGCGGGCGCGTTGGGGCGGCATCGGGCTGCCCGAGAGGCTGCCCGCACAAGTCGTGGGCGCGGCGGCGGCGCTGCTCGTGGCGTTGCTGTATTGCCTGCTGGCGGGCTGGGGCGTGCCGGCACGCCGCACCTTTTTCATGCTGGCTGTGGTGGCGCTGGCTGCCATGGCGCGCCTGCCCTTGTCGCCCGCGCGCATCCTGGCGCTGGCCGCAGCGGCCGTGGTGTTGTTCGATCCATGGGCCACGCTGGCGCCGGGCTTCTGGCTGTCGTTCGGCGCCGTGGCGGTCTTGCTGCGCGCGGCCGCCTCGGCGGCGCCGGCGTTGCGGCGAGCCGGATGGCGGGACCGCGTGGCCGCCTTGCTGGGCGAGTTCGGGCGTGTACAAATGGCTGTCACGCTGGGGCTGGTGCCGCTGCTGGCGCACCTGATGCACCAGGTGTCGCTGGGTTCGCCGCTGGCCAATGCGTTTGCCATTCCCATTGTCAGCTTCATTGTGACGCCGCTGGCGCTACTGTGCGCGGCATTTGGGGCGGTGCCGGGCCTGGGCATGCTGGCGCGCGCCTGTGGCGTGCTGGGGCACGCGGTCTTCGACTGGACCATGGTGCCGGTGAGCTGGATAGGCTCCGCGCACTGGGCGGCTGTCGACGTCGCCGCCGCGCCCTGGCCGCTGCTTGCACTGGCAGTGGCCGGCGTGGCGTGGGCGTTGCAGCCGCCGGGCTGGCCGGCGCGCGGCGCCGGCTGGCTGTTAATGCTGCCCATGCTGTGCTGGCGGCCCGAGCGACCGCCGCCCGGGCACTGGACACTGACCGCGCTCGACGTGGGGCAAGGCAGCGCCGTGCTGATCGAGACGGCAAGCCAGGCATGGCTGTTCGACACCGGGCCGCGCTATGGCGACGGCGCCGATGCGGCTGCCCGCGTGGTGGCGCCGTATCTGCGCGCGCGCGGCTATCGACACCTGGACGGCCTGGTGGTGTCGCACGCCGACCTGGACCACGCCGGTGGCCTGGCCAGCCTGCTGGCGGCCTTGCCGGTGCGCCAGGCCTATGCCTCATTCGACCTGGCGGCATTCCTGCGCGAGCAGGCAGAAGCCGGCGCCAAGGCGGCCCGGGCCCGATTGCCGCTATCCGTGCAGCAATGCCGCGCGGGGCAGGCCTGGCAGGCGGACGGCGTGACGTTTCGCTTTCTGCATCCCGCGCGCGCGGCCCCGGCGCGGCGCGGCGATGGCAATGCGCAGAGCTGCGTGCTGCTGGTGCAGGGCGTTGTCCATGCCGCGCTGCTGCCGGGCGATATCGGCGTGGCGCAAGAGCGCGAACTGGCGCCGGCGCTACCGCGCGTGCATGTGGTGATGGCGCCGCACCATGGCTCGGCCACCTCGTCGGGCGCCGCGCTGGTCGAAGCCGCCGCCGCGGCGCATGTGATCGCGCAGGCGGGTCGCCTGAACCGCTTCCGCCATCCCGCGCCGCAGGTGCAGGCGCGCTGGCGCCGCGCGGGCGCAATGTTCTGGCGCACCGACTGGCACGGCGCGATTACTGTTGAAGCACGTCCGGAGGGCGTGGCGGCCAAGGCCGAGGCGCGGGCCGCGCGGCGCTACTGGCATCGCGCGGGGCCATGA
- a CDS encoding ABC transporter ATP-binding protein translates to MTDALFTPAGDTAALQARNLVKTYDEGPARIQVLNDVSLTVARGEMVAIVGASGSGKSTLLHILGLLDVPSSGEVTVDGVAAAGLSEGQKSALRNRSLGFVYQFHHLLPEFSALDNVAMPLIVRREQRDTAREAARKVLALVGLAQREGHFPGQLSGGERQRVALARALVTRPACVLADEPTGNLDRGTAHKMFELLTQVNRESGTAFAIVTHDAELAALADRQLLMERGQLVSG, encoded by the coding sequence ATGACTGATGCCCTGTTTACTCCGGCCGGCGACACCGCGGCGCTGCAGGCTCGCAATCTGGTGAAAACCTACGACGAAGGCCCGGCGCGCATCCAGGTGCTGAATGACGTCAGCCTGACCGTCGCGCGTGGTGAGATGGTGGCCATTGTGGGGGCGTCGGGCTCGGGCAAGAGCACGCTGCTGCACATACTGGGCCTGCTCGACGTGCCCAGCAGCGGCGAGGTCACGGTCGACGGCGTGGCGGCCGCCGGTTTGTCCGAAGGGCAGAAAAGCGCCCTGCGCAATCGCAGCCTGGGGTTCGTCTACCAGTTCCATCATCTGTTGCCCGAGTTTTCGGCGCTGGACAATGTCGCCATGCCGCTCATCGTGCGTCGCGAACAGCGCGACACCGCGCGCGAGGCGGCCCGCAAAGTACTGGCGCTGGTGGGCCTGGCGCAGCGCGAAGGGCATTTCCCGGGCCAGTTGTCGGGCGGCGAACGCCAGCGCGTGGCGCTGGCGCGCGCGCTGGTCACGCGGCCGGCCTGCGTGCTGGCCGATGAGCCCACCGGCAACCTCGACCGCGGCACCGCGCACAAAATGTTCGAGCTGCTGACCCAGGTGAACCGCGAGTCGGGCACGGCATTTGCCATCGTGACGCACGATGCCGAACTGGCCGCGCTGGCCGACCGCCAACTGCTCATGGAACGCGGGCAGCTGGTTTCGGGGTAG
- a CDS encoding 3',5'-nucleoside bisphosphate phosphatase, with product MRTPALNVDLHCHSTVSDGVLPPAEVARRAHANGVDVWALTDHDEVGGLAQAGAAARELGMRFITGTEISVTWAGQTVHIVGLGFDADNQALARGLRDTRAGRAERARRMGERLADLGMPGAYEGALPFAGNSELVSRTHFARYLVQAGYCPDVQTVFNKYLGDDCPGHVPMQWACLADAVGWIRAAGGRAVIAHPGRYKYSPLQFNALFDEFLQCGGEGIEVTTGSHTADEARHYAGVARRYGFLASRGSDFHSPQESRADLGSLPALPDDLKPVWHDWL from the coding sequence ATGCGCACACCCGCCCTGAACGTCGATCTGCATTGCCATTCCACCGTGTCCGACGGCGTGCTGCCGCCGGCCGAAGTGGCGCGGCGCGCGCACGCCAACGGTGTGGACGTCTGGGCGCTGACCGACCACGACGAAGTGGGCGGCCTGGCGCAGGCTGGCGCCGCGGCCCGCGAGCTGGGCATGCGCTTTATCACGGGCACCGAAATCTCGGTGACCTGGGCGGGCCAAACCGTGCATATCGTGGGCCTGGGCTTCGATGCCGACAACCAGGCCCTGGCGCGCGGCCTGCGCGATACCCGGGCCGGCCGCGCCGAACGCGCGCGCCGCATGGGCGAGCGGCTGGCCGACCTGGGCATGCCGGGGGCCTACGAAGGCGCTTTGCCGTTTGCCGGCAACTCCGAACTGGTCAGCCGCACGCACTTTGCGCGCTACCTCGTGCAGGCGGGCTACTGCCCCGATGTGCAGACCGTGTTCAACAAATACCTGGGCGACGACTGCCCCGGCCATGTGCCCATGCAATGGGCCTGCCTGGCCGACGCGGTGGGGTGGATCCGCGCCGCGGGCGGGCGCGCGGTCATTGCCCATCCCGGCCGATACAAGTATTCGCCGCTGCAGTTCAATGCGCTGTTCGACGAATTCCTGCAATGCGGCGGCGAGGGCATCGAAGTCACCACTGGCAGCCACACGGCCGACGAAGCCCGGCACTATGCGGGGGTGGCACGGCGCTACGGCTTCCTGGCGTCGCGCGGTTCCGACTTCCACAGCCCGCAAGAAAGCCGCGCCGACCTGGGCTCGCTGCCCGCGCTGCCCGACGACCTGAAGCCGGTCTGGCACGATTGGCTCTGA
- a CDS encoding alpha/beta fold hydrolase codes for MLEPRFDFVTCASPAGLHRMAYTEWGDPGNDRVLLCVHGLTRTGRDFDDLAQRLAGDFRVVCPDVVGRGRSDWLSVPAFYTVPQYVSDMVTLIARLRPASLSWVGTSMGGLIGLALAGAAAHARLARAAQTHAGAWPASHDIHLDRMVLNDVGPRLEPAALGRIGQYVGQPAEFETFAQAVESVRQISAPFGPHTDAQWETLARNVYVERDGKWVKHYDLNLALPLASQAAEAYSAGEQILWRSYDALDCPVLILRGAQSDLLTEATAAEMLARNPRARLLEVAGVGHAPTLMDEAQIEPVARFLMGRPAT; via the coding sequence ATGCTGGAACCTCGATTCGATTTCGTCACCTGCGCCAGTCCCGCTGGCTTGCACCGCATGGCCTATACCGAATGGGGCGATCCCGGTAACGACCGGGTCTTGCTGTGCGTGCACGGGCTCACGCGCACCGGACGCGACTTCGACGACCTGGCGCAGCGCCTGGCGGGCGATTTCCGCGTAGTGTGCCCCGACGTGGTGGGCCGCGGGCGCTCCGACTGGCTGTCGGTGCCGGCGTTCTACACGGTGCCCCAGTACGTGTCGGACATGGTGACGCTGATCGCCCGCTTGCGGCCGGCCTCGCTGTCGTGGGTGGGAACCTCCATGGGCGGACTGATCGGCCTGGCGTTGGCGGGCGCGGCCGCCCATGCGCGCCTGGCGCGCGCCGCGCAGACGCATGCCGGCGCGTGGCCGGCCAGCCACGACATCCACCTGGACCGCATGGTGCTCAATGATGTCGGCCCGCGGCTCGAACCCGCCGCGCTGGGCCGTATTGGCCAGTACGTCGGCCAGCCGGCGGAATTCGAGACTTTTGCGCAAGCGGTGGAATCGGTGCGACAGATATCCGCGCCTTTCGGGCCGCATACGGATGCGCAATGGGAAACGCTGGCGCGCAATGTGTACGTCGAACGTGACGGCAAATGGGTCAAGCACTACGACCTGAATCTGGCCCTGCCGCTGGCGTCCCAGGCGGCCGAGGCGTATTCCGCCGGCGAACAGATCCTGTGGCGGTCGTACGATGCGCTGGATTGCCCCGTGTTGATCCTGCGCGGCGCGCAATCGGACCTGCTGACCGAGGCCACGGCCGCGGAAATGCTGGCCCGCAATCCGCGTGCCCGCTTGCTCGAAGTGGCTGGGGTAGGGCATGCGCCCACGCTCATGGACGAAGCCCAGATCGAGCCGGTGGCTCGCTTCCTGATGGGCCGCCCTGCGACCTGA
- a CDS encoding TatD family hydrolase: protein MLIDTHCHLDAAEFDADRLEVASGAWAAGVRSIVIPAVERGNFTVVRDLAHRIDGGAYALGIHPLYVARAQDSDLDALRAAVINALGDPRFVAIGEIGLDFFVPDIAAGEPRARQERFYDAQLALAAEFDLPVLLHVRRSQDIVLKYLRRRPGVRGGIAHAFNGSAQQADAFVERGFALGLGGAMTYPRALQIRRHAAGIGLDHLVLETDAPDIPPAWLHPPMRRNDPAQLPRIAQVLAELRGVDAAAIAQATSAAARRVLPRLALSN from the coding sequence ATGCTGATCGACACGCACTGCCATCTCGATGCCGCCGAATTCGACGCTGACCGCCTGGAGGTGGCGAGCGGGGCGTGGGCGGCCGGGGTGCGGAGCATTGTGATCCCCGCGGTCGAACGCGGCAATTTCACCGTGGTGCGCGACCTGGCGCACCGAATCGACGGCGGCGCTTACGCGCTGGGCATTCATCCGCTGTATGTGGCGCGCGCCCAGGATTCCGACCTGGACGCGCTGCGCGCGGCCGTGATCAACGCCTTGGGCGACCCGCGCTTCGTCGCCATAGGCGAAATCGGCCTGGATTTCTTCGTGCCCGACATCGCCGCGGGCGAGCCGCGCGCGCGCCAGGAGCGTTTCTATGACGCGCAACTGGCGCTGGCCGCCGAGTTCGACCTGCCGGTGCTGCTGCATGTGCGGCGCTCGCAAGACATAGTGCTGAAGTACCTGCGGCGACGGCCCGGCGTGCGCGGCGGCATCGCGCACGCGTTCAACGGCAGCGCGCAACAGGCCGACGCATTCGTCGAGCGCGGTTTTGCGCTGGGCCTTGGGGGCGCCATGACATACCCGCGCGCGCTGCAGATACGCCGCCATGCAGCCGGCATCGGGCTGGACCACCTGGTGCTGGAAACCGACGCGCCCGATATCCCGCCCGCGTGGCTGCATCCGCCCATGCGGCGCAACGATCCGGCGCAATTGCCCCGCATTGCCCAGGTGCTAGCCGAATTGCGCGGCGTAGACGCCGCCGCCATCGCCCAGGCCACCTCGGCCGCTGCCCGGCGCGTGCTGCCGCGCCTGGCCCTGAGCAACTGA
- a CDS encoding lipoprotein-releasing ABC transporter permease subunit — translation MARIRQRRGRRDRFISFIAATSMAGIALGVAALIVVLSVMNGFQKEVRDRMLSVLPHIELYIPGAVPERVLEQWRQFADAAERNPEVKGAAPFVAAQAMLARGQALRGVQVRGIDPVTEGQVSDIPRQMTSGKLADLKPGGFGVVLGSDLADGLGVQVGDTLLMLAPQGSISPAGFTPRMRQFTVVGTFTSGHYEYDSSLAFVDDEDAARVFRDSGTAGVRLRVQDMQRAPQVAAELSKTLPPYVMASDWSRNNRTWFAAVQTEKRMMFLILALIVAVAAFNLLSSLVMAVKDKQSDIAILRTLGAGPGEVARIFLVQGALIGVVGTVVGVLGGILIAYNVDVIVPFIESLLGVHFLPREIYFISELPSDPQSGDIITIGVTSLVLSLLATLYPSWRASRLQPAQVLRHD, via the coding sequence ATGGCCCGCATCCGCCAGCGACGCGGGCGCCGCGATCGCTTCATTTCGTTCATCGCCGCGACGTCGATGGCGGGTATCGCGCTGGGCGTGGCGGCCCTGATCGTGGTGCTGTCGGTCATGAACGGTTTCCAGAAAGAAGTGCGTGACCGCATGCTGTCGGTACTGCCGCACATCGAGCTGTACATACCCGGCGCGGTGCCCGAACGGGTGCTCGAACAATGGCGGCAATTCGCCGACGCCGCCGAGCGCAACCCCGAGGTCAAGGGCGCGGCGCCGTTCGTTGCCGCCCAGGCCATGCTGGCGCGCGGCCAGGCGTTGCGAGGCGTGCAAGTGCGCGGCATCGATCCGGTCACCGAAGGTCAGGTATCCGACATTCCGCGCCAGATGACCAGCGGCAAGCTGGCCGACCTGAAACCGGGCGGCTTCGGCGTGGTGCTGGGCAGCGACCTGGCCGACGGGCTGGGCGTGCAGGTGGGCGACACGCTGCTGATGCTGGCTCCGCAGGGCTCTATCAGCCCGGCCGGGTTCACGCCGCGCATGCGGCAGTTCACCGTGGTGGGCACGTTCACTTCGGGCCACTACGAATACGATTCCAGCCTGGCGTTTGTCGATGACGAGGACGCCGCCCGAGTGTTCCGCGACAGCGGCACCGCCGGCGTGCGCCTGCGCGTGCAGGACATGCAGCGCGCCCCGCAGGTGGCGGCCGAACTGTCCAAGACGCTGCCGCCCTACGTGATGGCCAGCGACTGGTCGCGCAATAACCGCACCTGGTTCGCGGCGGTGCAGACCGAAAAACGCATGATGTTCCTGATCCTGGCGCTGATCGTGGCGGTGGCAGCCTTCAATTTGCTGTCGTCGCTGGTCATGGCCGTGAAAGACAAGCAGTCCGACATCGCCATCCTGCGCACGCTGGGCGCGGGCCCCGGTGAGGTCGCGCGCATTTTCCTGGTGCAGGGCGCGCTGATCGGCGTGGTCGGCACCGTGGTGGGCGTGCTGGGCGGAATACTGATCGCCTACAACGTCGACGTCATCGTGCCGTTCATCGAAAGTCTGCTGGGCGTGCACTTCCTGCCGCGCGAGATCTACTTCATCAGCGAACTGCCATCAGACCCTCAGTCGGGCGATATCATCACCATCGGCGTGACGTCGCTGGTGCTGTCGTTGCTGGCCACTTTGTATCCCAGCTGGCGCGCCTCGCGCCTGCAACCCGCCCAGGTGCTGCGCCATGACTGA
- the recJ gene encoding single-stranded-DNA-specific exonuclease RecJ, producing the protein MVSPRLTVRSTNPDACRTLEAAGIHPLLARLWAARGVTHPDQTRLAWPALLPPAGLTHVDHAARILADAIAQGKRLLIVADYDCDGATACAVGLRALRAFGANVDFLVPNRFETGYGLSPAVVDLACAHHAGKPDLIITVDNGIASVDGVAAANAAGIGVVVTDHHLPGDTLPDALAIVNPNQPGCGFPSKNLAGVGVIFYLMLALRAELRRRGVYPPDGGPRLDALSDLVALGTVADVVKLDANNRLLVTQGLQRMRAGRMQPGLRALFAVAAREPRSACGFDLGFALGPRINAAGRLADMSLGIACLTTDDEAQALDMARQLDQINRERRGIEAEMREQAMAAMDAAGSANGATVCVFDPSWHQGVVGLVASRLKEKYWRPTLAFAPAGDDELRGSGRSIPDVHLRDVLDLVSKRHPGLIRKFGGHAMAAGLTLGRDDFSVFGPAFDAAVRELTGRDRFEPLLETDGSLESGYANADVATLLQQQVWGAGFAPPLFLDEFTVRNQRLVGEKHLKLSLERGHQRFDAIWFGHDQSLPERIQAAYRLEPNVWNGMVSAQLVIEHAG; encoded by the coding sequence GTGGTCTCGCCCCGTCTGACCGTACGCTCGACCAATCCCGACGCCTGCCGCACCCTGGAAGCCGCGGGCATCCATCCGTTGCTGGCCCGGCTGTGGGCCGCGCGCGGCGTCACGCACCCCGACCAGACCCGGCTGGCCTGGCCCGCCCTGCTTCCGCCGGCAGGCCTGACGCACGTGGACCACGCGGCCCGCATCCTGGCCGACGCCATTGCCCAGGGCAAGCGCCTGCTGATCGTGGCCGACTACGACTGCGACGGCGCCACCGCCTGCGCGGTAGGCCTGCGGGCGTTGCGCGCCTTCGGCGCCAACGTCGATTTCCTGGTGCCCAACCGCTTCGAAACCGGCTACGGGCTGTCGCCCGCGGTGGTCGACCTGGCCTGCGCCCACCACGCCGGCAAACCCGACCTGATCATTACCGTGGACAACGGCATCGCCAGCGTCGACGGCGTGGCGGCCGCGAATGCGGCCGGCATCGGCGTGGTGGTCACCGACCATCACCTGCCTGGCGACACGCTGCCCGACGCGCTTGCCATCGTCAATCCCAACCAGCCTGGCTGCGGCTTTCCGTCGAAGAACCTGGCCGGCGTGGGCGTGATTTTCTACCTGATGCTGGCTCTGCGCGCCGAACTGCGCCGCCGCGGCGTCTACCCGCCCGATGGCGGGCCGCGCCTGGATGCGCTGTCGGACCTGGTCGCGCTGGGCACCGTGGCCGACGTGGTCAAGCTCGACGCCAACAACCGCCTGCTGGTCACCCAGGGCCTGCAGCGCATGCGCGCCGGCCGCATGCAGCCAGGCCTGCGGGCGCTCTTTGCCGTGGCCGCCCGTGAGCCGCGCAGCGCCTGCGGCTTCGATCTCGGCTTTGCGCTGGGCCCGCGCATCAATGCGGCCGGCCGGCTGGCCGACATGAGCCTGGGCATTGCCTGCCTCACGACCGACGACGAGGCGCAGGCCCTCGACATGGCGCGCCAGCTCGACCAGATCAACCGCGAGCGGCGCGGCATCGAAGCCGAAATGCGCGAACAGGCCATGGCCGCCATGGACGCCGCCGGCAGCGCGAACGGCGCAACCGTCTGTGTATTCGACCCGAGCTGGCACCAGGGGGTGGTCGGCCTGGTGGCCTCGCGCCTGAAAGAAAAATACTGGCGCCCCACCCTGGCTTTCGCGCCGGCCGGCGACGACGAACTCCGTGGCTCGGGCCGTTCCATTCCCGATGTGCATCTGCGCGACGTGCTCGACCTGGTGTCCAAGCGGCACCCGGGGCTGATCCGCAAGTTCGGCGGCCATGCCATGGCGGCCGGCCTGACCCTCGGCCGCGACGACTTCTCCGTGTTCGGCCCGGCCTTCGACGCGGCCGTGCGCGAGCTTACCGGCCGCGACCGGTTCGAGCCGCTGCTGGAAACCGACGGCTCCCTGGAATCGGGCTACGCCAACGCCGACGTGGCCACCCTGCTGCAGCAGCAAGTGTGGGGCGCGGGCTTCGCCCCGCCCCTGTTCCTGGACGAGTTCACGGTGCGCAACCAGCGCCTGGTGGGCGAAAAACACCTCAAGCTCTCGCTCGAGCGCGGTCATCAGCGCTTTGACGCCATCTGGTTCGGGCACGACCAGTCGCTGCCCGAACGCATCCAAGCCGCCTACCGCCTGGAACCCAATGTCTGGAACGGCATGGTGTCGGCCCAGCTCGTCATCGAGCATGCCGGGTAA
- the prfB gene encoding peptide chain release factor 2 (programmed frameshift), which yields MEAERQNQLAARLADYAQREQALRGYLDYDLKAERLQVVNAELEDPAVWNDPKHAQDLGREKKSLEDVVTTLTALRSGVADALELFELASADDDDATLESIESDADGFQQQLEGLEFRRMFSNPADPLNCFLDIQAGAGGTEAQDWASMLLRQYLKYAERKGFKAEVLEESEGEVAGIKSATIKLEGDYAFGYLRTETGVHRLVRKSPFDSSGGRHTSFASVFVYPEVDDSFEIDVNPADLRVDTYRASGAGGQHINKTDSAVRLTHLPTGIVVQCQNDRSQHRNRAEAMQMLKSKLYELEMRNRMAEQQKLEDSKTDVGWGHQIRSYVLDQSRIKDLRTNVEISNTQKVLDGDLDTFIQASLKQGV from the exons ATGGAAGCCGAACGCCAGAACCAGCTCGCCGCCCGCCTCGCCGACTACGCGCAGCGCGAACAGGCGCTACGGGGGTATCTT GACTACGATCTGAAGGCCGAACGCCTGCAGGTCGTCAACGCCGAACTCGAAGATCCGGCCGTCTGGAACGACCCCAAGCACGCCCAGGACCTGGGGCGTGAAAAAAAATCCCTGGAAGACGTCGTCACCACGCTCACCGCGCTGCGCAGCGGCGTGGCCGACGCGCTCGAGCTGTTCGAGCTCGCCTCGGCCGACGATGACGACGCCACGCTCGAATCCATCGAGAGCGACGCCGACGGCTTCCAGCAGCAACTCGAAGGCCTGGAATTCCGCCGGATGTTCTCCAATCCGGCCGATCCGCTGAACTGCTTCCTCGACATCCAGGCCGGCGCGGGCGGCACCGAAGCCCAGGACTGGGCCTCCATGCTGCTGCGGCAATACCTGAAGTACGCCGAACGCAAGGGCTTCAAGGCCGAAGTCCTGGAAGAATCCGAAGGCGAAGTGGCGGGTATCAAGTCGGCCACCATCAAGCTCGAAGGCGACTACGCCTTCGGCTACCTGCGCACCGAAACCGGCGTCCACCGCCTGGTGCGCAAGAGCCCCTTCGACTCCTCCGGCGGACGGCACACCTCGTTTGCCAGCGTGTTCGTGTACCCCGAGGTCGACGACTCGTTCGAAATCGACGTCAATCCGGCCGACCTGCGGGTCGACACCTACCGCGCCAGCGGCGCGGGCGGGCAGCACATCAACAAGACCGACTCCGCGGTGCGCCTGACCCACTTGCCCACCGGCATCGTGGTGCAGTGCCAGAACGACCGTTCCCAGCATCGCAACCGCGCCGAGGCCATGCAGATGCTGAAGTCCAAGCTGTACGAGCTCGAAATGCGCAACCGCATGGCCGAGCAGCAGAAGCTTGAAGACTCCAAGACCGATGTGGGCTGGGGCCATCAGATCCGCTCGTATGTGCTCGACCAGAGCCGCATCAAAGACCTGCGCACCAACGTCGAAATCTCCAATACCCAGAAGGTCCTCGACGGCGACCTGGATACCTTCATCCAGGCCAGCCTGAAGCAAGGCGTGTGA
- a CDS encoding SDR family oxidoreductase, giving the protein MTDTIAILTGASRGIGAALARGLARPGTRLVTLARRTDPGLAAHAQAQGADLEQIQVDLSDLQAAAQVAERIGATLPRDARRYLLINNAGTVQPVAAARALTDGPAIAAAFNLNVSAVMLLTAHFTAAVQDLQAERRVLNISSGAGRNPNAGWGVYCATKAALDMYTRVFNQEQGAAGVRAVALAPGIVDTGMQETIRASDPASFPALAKFQEFHATGKLAAPDAVAASILSYLDRDDFGSTEIDDIRNYN; this is encoded by the coding sequence ATGACCGACACGATCGCAATCCTGACTGGCGCCTCGCGCGGCATAGGCGCCGCGCTGGCCCGCGGACTGGCCCGGCCCGGCACCCGGCTCGTCACGCTGGCCCGCCGCACCGACCCCGGCCTGGCCGCGCACGCGCAGGCGCAAGGCGCCGACCTCGAGCAAATTCAGGTCGACCTGTCCGACCTGCAGGCCGCGGCCCAGGTGGCCGAGCGCATCGGCGCGACCCTGCCGCGCGACGCCCGCCGCTACCTGCTGATCAACAACGCCGGCACCGTGCAGCCCGTAGCCGCCGCGCGGGCGCTGACCGACGGCCCGGCCATCGCCGCGGCGTTCAACCTGAACGTATCCGCCGTGATGCTGCTCACCGCGCATTTCACAGCCGCCGTGCAGGACCTGCAGGCCGAGCGCCGCGTGCTGAATATCTCTTCGGGCGCCGGCCGCAACCCTAACGCCGGCTGGGGCGTGTATTGCGCCACCAAGGCCGCGCTCGACATGTACACCCGCGTGTTCAACCAGGAACAGGGCGCCGCCGGCGTGCGCGCCGTGGCCCTGGCGCCCGGCATCGTCGACACCGGCATGCAGGAAACCATCCGCGCCAGCGACCCGGCCAGTTTCCCGGCGCTGGCCAAGTTCCAGGAATTCCACGCCACCGGCAAGCTGGCCGCGCCCGACGCCGTGGCGGCCAGCATCCTGTCCTACCTCGACCGCGACGATTTCGGCTCCACCGAAATCGACGACATCCGCAATTACAACTGA